The genomic interval CGACCACTCTCCTGCAGTATGATGTAATGGTGAAAAGAAGCAGCCTTATAACCACATCGAGTTTTTAGTGGACAAGTGATTAGAACCTGATAGTAAGTCTCCATTGATTTGCTCAAACTGTGGTGGATGACAAACCTGACTACAAAAATACCCCCATGTATCAGTTGGGAAAGGAAGTAAAATCGGTGATCCATAAAATGCAAAAGGACAGCGATCTTTAGTAAGAACAATACTAACCATCAGGCTTGTTGATTCCCATGCCGAAGGCAACCTGCAAAGCAATAACAAGAGTTAATAAGTGTACATCATTGTGCCACAAAACAATGGAATGATAAGAGGAGGAATACACATACTGTTCCAACAATGACCTGCAACTTGTTCTTACTCCATCTGTGAAAATGAAACAGCAACAAGAATCAGGCAATGCTGCAAATTTGCACATCAAGCGCAGAGTCATGCTGCACCAGATCTGGACCTTACCGCATATGAACTTTTTCTCGCAAATTTACATCCATTTCTGCGTGGTAATAATCAGCAGAGATCCCTCTTTCTCGTAGTTCTCCTGCAATCTATCACCTTTGATTGTAAGAGAAAGTATGAAGAAGCTTTTCTTCTCCCATCCAAGGTTCAATagaacaatataaaaaaaaggatGCAGAAGAAGACTATGTGTGAAGTTCAGTTACAAACCTGTTCACACTCCTTCCGAGAGAAACAATACACTATCCCAGATTCATTGTTAGAATATGATTCCCGTATGAACTCTGCGATCTCATCAACCACAGCTTTACCAACCAGCGACTTTTCTCTCACCTGCAAGACAATTTATTGCTCATGTTAAGGCCTATAAACTATCCACAGCATGAGAAAAcgaatattttaataaatttaattacaaaaatagtacCGAGTAAAAGAGATTTGGCCTGTTAACACTGCTAACAAATTTGACGCATTTAGGAATATGCAGCATCTCTATCAGATCATTTTGAACCTTCTGTGTAGCAGTTGCCTGCATTAGAGACATACATAATTTGGAAAATGAAATATATGAAAGGCTCCAAGTCTAACAGAGAGATCAACTTAGAATAAAACCGTTCATTCTGATTAGCATAGTAAGATGGAGACTGATTTAAACTCTCAGGAATGTAACTGGGCTGGAGAAAGGATGCAGcaaatgaaaagaagaaaaaaagaacgtACGGTTAAAGCCACCATGGGAACTTTGGGAAACTGAGTTTTAAGAATGCTCAAGTTCTTGTAATCAGGGCGAAAATCGTGACCCCACTGACTACAACAATGAGCCTCCtgcaaagcaaaaaaaaaaaaataacattcaaaTATTGGTTACGATGTAAGAAATTAAAAAGCAGGAAGGACTTACATCGATTGAAATAAGAGAGAGGCGACCAGCATTGTGACACTTTTCAAGCTTTGACATGAATCTTTTACTCTTTGATACCTTTTCGGGTGTGACATATAGTATCTTGAGGTCATCTTCACCCTTTTCAAGTGCCTTGTACACAAACTTTTCATTCTCCTTGCCAGAAGTAGAAGTCAGCATGTAAGCTGAAATCCCTAGAGCAGCCAAACCCATAACCTGAACAATCATAAACAATTAAGAACAAACACTTGTAATCAAACCATATATAAAGAAGTGTACTCAATGCTACAAAGTGTACCTGATCCTGAATGAGGGAAAGTAAAGGGCTGACAACAAGAGTTGTACCACCACGAAGTATAGCAGGAAGCTGATAGCAAAGACTCTTCCCACCACCTGCTGCCATGATCACCAGGACATCTCTACCAGCCATTACAGCGTTAATTATCTGTCGTGTTTTCCAAGGAAACAAGATTGAAACGGCATAAAAAGCAAGCATCATTGTGTtgacataaaacaaaaatgcaGAAGCAAAAGTAACTTACTTCCCTCTGGTTAGCTCTGTATTTGGATATACCGAACATGTTAAACCTAATGTCATCAGCGCGTGAATCCCACTCGAATGGTTCGGACCAATTCTCTACAGCAGGACAAGAAGATGCGACAGGGGTTCCTGCTGTTACTGCTTTTAACAATGTCTTTAACTCAGACTTTCTCTCGTACAACCTGTCTTGATGCTCAATCAGAGCACTTATCTGACCTATAAGAAGAATGATTCGAATTCAAAATCAGAAGCAACCTGAGACGTTAATTGGAAGAACGGAGAAGTGTAAACCTTGAACATCGTTGATCTCAAGCTCTAAGCTTTGAAGCTCGTCCTGAATCGCTTCACTTTCCATTGGTTCACCGGCTTAATCAACGGTGTCTGTGTGTTTTTTCACCCTTCCGTCGTCGGCGTCGCGGCTAATAAGAAAGAGGTGAAGCAGAATATAGTGGGCCTTATGAGACCCGACGTTTTATAATAGCCTTTTAACGGCcttgtttttaaaacaaaagtcaaaAGCCTATTTTATTATTCTTGAAATGGTCTGGGTAATCAGACCGAAATAGAACAATTAATGTAAAAAATATCTCTATAAAAACTCCTCGCAGACTTagctaaaaaatcaaaaatagcATTTTGAGTTAGTTTTCAGAACATGAGATATTCTGAAATTTGGAAAACAAATCAGCAGTGTTCCTATAGCATCTAGTTCTATTGCAAAACTTGGCCATGTTTGAGACTCCTTTATCATCGCGATTAGATATTTGTTAATCCGTCCTAAAATGCTGACATGAAAAATATTGTAACATGCTTTCCAGATCTCATCGTAGAGCTTCCACTTAGGAATGTAGATTCATCTCTCGTCTTCTTACATTTCACATCCCCATAAACTGAATATTTCCAAAGTTATCTTTCCAAACCCATCCGCATCCACTGTATTGTACTGTGTTGTGTCCGTCCATGAGTCATCTATCATACATAAATTATCTAGACTTATGATATGGGCTTTCTCGTGGCTAGATTCTTGTGAATCCGGAGTTACCACCTCATTTGCATTAAACGAGGTTTGACACTCGCTTTCTACATATCGGACCAGTTCCAAAGGATCCCTATCAATCCTCCTAAAGAGTTTATCATTCTGAGTCTTccaaatatatcaaattatccAGGGATAAGAATCCATATCTAGTTCTGCTTCAACAatgtcatttttttcttcaaaagagGTAGTCCATATTAGCATATACGTTTGGTAGTGGAAAAATGTTAGGAGAAgatggtgtagctgaaaggacCCATACTTAAATAGCTGGGGGACATCCAAAGATGGCTGAGTAACAATTTCTTCTGACTCCCCACATGTTAGGCAGTAATTATCGCTTCTCATATTGCGGCGTGTCAGATTTCTCGTTATAACCACATACCATGTTGGTAACTGCCACAAaaaatggtgtatcttcttcGGTGCTTTCACTTTCCAAGCAAAGTTTGTAGCTTGGTTATACTTTGACTCTAATACCTATTTCTCTTCCTCCTTGTTCCATAAAATAACCAAGTTACATTGTAATAAAGGGGTTGTCAGTGGAGTTTCTATCCTGGGTTTGAATAGCATTGATAGATTTAATCCCTCATACATACCAGAATGCAAAGCTTTGTGAAATTAATCTTTGAACctataaaacttttgaaatccacattatcaaaagaaatcataaaacgTAAATGACTAAAAGTGGATATCTGTTTCTTAGAAATGTAGTCAATATTGCTTTTAGTGATCCCACTTTTTTAATACAGACcacaaattaatttaatttagtttcatGAACTTATCAGTACCagataattttatgttttacttttaaaaGTACTACCccacacccaaaaaaaaaaaattgtttttttaggcCAAAAAACAACAACTATATCATATTAGTCTAATTTTTCTTTGTACCATTTTTCCTCTAATACCCATtactattttctaaaataaattaaataatagttttacaaacaaaaaaaaataaaaattagtaaataCTGATGAAATACCTATATCaacttattgatatatttttcatttcaaaaaatatttaaatcataatttcatattttgttctaaaaatGTAGAATGTCtacatagtaaaaatataattctacatagtaaaaaatataatctactTTTTTCATTGAATTTACTATGTTTAGAATATGTGTTCtacgtaaataatagtaatctaaaaatattggAAAACACATTCTACGCTAAACCTATAGTTCTAAATTCTGTAGAAATCGAAATCTACacattactataaatctaaaacctggagaaatcagaatctacatattactataaatctaaaactagtagAAATCGATTTCTAACATGTTTTTTGTATTCTACCTACTTTAGAATACATGTTCTTCGGATAATTAGAAgagaatattttgaatattctgttttcttatttattaataaactcgatttttaattttttttaaaaaaaaatttagtaaataatatttttaaaaaagaaaatattttttaaaaaagaaaatttgtttttggGCTAAAAACAATAActgagatttttaatttttgaaaaatatttttttaaaaaaatctttagtataaagaatcttttaaaaaaaatctttaaaaaagaaaattttaaaaaggaaattcgtttttgggttaaaaaataattgagatttttaatttaaaaaaaatgttttagtataaaaaaaaattttagtaaaaaaatcttttttgaaaaaaataaaatcttaaaaaaaaaaattagtttttctgggctaaaaaattaattgagatttttaatttttatttttaattgtaatttgaatttttaattgaaatttaagGATAGTATTACCATTTAGAAAAAATTAGTCTAATAAGACATAAAGTAAGAGAGATTAGACTAAGACGACATagttattgttttctttttttgtttaatctgGGAGAATCTCAAATCTTTAGAAGGACCCAGacatagttattattttttgcgCTAGAAAAAGCAGTTTtcccaaaaaaattaatacagaGACGAGATACTAGAATTATTTCATATAACTAAGATCTGTCTGGATAACTTTTTACTCTAAAAGATCTTTTAATCTAAATGTTTAGAGTAAAAGTTTGTTTTACTTCAGTTCGATTCTTCTAAACCAACacgataaataaaaaatgttagttttattttcgcaaaaaaatgttttctcttttctggTTCATGGCAATatttttcctcttctttttttttaaattttttgctTGAATTACTCTTCTTTATTAAAAGTCCAGAATAACACAAAAgtccaaaaataattatttttctcctttttctctcATTTATTCTACATTACTCTACTCACATTTCACGAGTTAGACGTCCCATAGTTTTAAAATTGAAGAACATGTCGGGACCAAACAGCCAGCAGCTTTAGAAGCTGCGACCCATAccgaataaataaaaaatcaatccCCCCTACACCTCATGGAGTATATAAAAGCACTAGACGACAAAACTACCTTTTTGCCAACTGCGTCATCGCTTGTGTCATTTATGCTTTGAATCTTATCTAAAACTGTTGAAACTAACAGCGAAGCTTTGCATGATTTCATAACAGTGATAACACACGTGATAGCTTGGTTCATGTAACCGATAGAACTCTGATAGCTCCAAACTAAAGCGGTGCAGTCAAGGCCACATCTGAAATTTTGAAGATCTTAAACATTTCTTTAAAAAAGTTTagttaataaaaacttttttataatttgaaaactcATATCTTTGTAAAaatctttcaatttttttagataccaagagcatctccaatcaatcattttttcctctataatagcatttagaaTCAAAATTATTTCATGTCATCTCtatttttgcttttaaaatagaaattttttttttctatttatagaagaaTAAATAACATATTCTATATTGTACTCTATATTTGGAAAtttcaattttagaaaatacattaGACTAAAATCCATCTCTATTATACAAttgaagtaaaaaatatataaatacggTGGAAATGGTCTAACACTAATGTTTAACCATATCTCATATCTGGGATTGAGCACAGTGAAACAAACGATGTAGAAGATAGTGTATAGTGGGAGTGTCAAATGAAACGATGGgaataaacatataaatcaGAATGAGCAAGATCGTTCAAAATTAGAGATAGCTAGGGCTGGCTCTGTGTCAAGCCTAACGAAACATTCGTCTTAAGCctctaaaatttttgaaaatttttatatGGATAGAAACCcctaaatttgtaaaaaaagtGTAGGTccccaaaattttaaattctttcTTTACTCGTCTACAGCCTCTAAAATTTCAGGTCGGCCCTGGAAATAGCTTAATTTTTTGGTCAACAAGTCTCTTTTGTTAGCAAAAAAAGGAATTTTTCCGGAGGAAGTTTGAGTTCTTGTTGATGAGTTTAGGTTTTGTAGTTATAGTATTTATTTGGCACAGTTcaaaaactaattcatttaacTCATGATATAAAAATAAGATGATTCAACAAATAAGCTAAGTTACTCTATGTATATGTTGTTCAGCAAAAGTTCGTTTGGAACCTGTAAGCCTTATTTAgcatagtatattttttttttacggcaaacggctattctattactcaaacttgaggtggtctgggtaaccagaccggaatagaacaaccaacaaaaagtaacttcctatggaaggatctagctgtcttagctaagaaatctgaaatctgattaAGCGCTCTTGGAACGTAAGAAATCTTGAAATCTGGGAAGCATATGTGTAGTGTCTCTATCCGCTCCTATTCCGTAGAAAAACTTGGCCAGGCATGAGGTTCCTTAATCATCGCAATCAATTCCTTGCAGTCTGTTCCGAAGTTCTGACATGTTGAATGCTGAAGCATGTTCTCCATCGCCAATCGCAGTGCTTCCACCTCTGAGTGTAGAGCTGATTCTCTTCTGGGTAGGTTTTGTGATCCCATAAGTTGTGTCTTCCCTCCACTGTCCAACCAGACCCATCCACATCCACTAAATTGAGCAAACTctgtccatgatccatccagtAAACAAATACTTCCCAAGCTTAGGACTTGGGGTTCCACTGCATTTCCCTCTTGTACTACTCGTGGTATCATCTCATTTGCAATAAACCAAGCTTGACACTCACTCTCAGCATATCGAACTAGTTCCAGAGGATTTCTGTCTATTCCCCTAAAGAGTTTGTCATTTCTagccttccaaatgtaccaaatTAGCCAAGGATAAGGATCCCTGTCTAGCTCTGGTTCAAGTGAACCATCTTTTTCCCAGAAGAGGTAGTTCATATTCGTGTAGATACTTGAAGCTGGAAAAACACCAGGATTAGTTGGAGTTGATGAATGTAACCAAACTTGTAACGCAGGTGGACACTCGAATATAGCATGTGTTACTGATTCCTCCGGTTCTCCACATCTCGGACAGTAATTGCCACATCTCATATTTCGCCTTACTAAATTTCTCGTTACTGCCACATGACCAGTTAACAATTGCCATATAAGATGACAAATTTTCTTTGGCGcctttatcttcc from Raphanus sativus cultivar WK10039 unplaced genomic scaffold, ASM80110v3 Scaffold1751, whole genome shotgun sequence carries:
- the LOC130504714 gene encoding ATP-dependent DNA helicase Q-like 2; protein product: MESEAIQDELQSLELEINDVQGQISALIEHQDRLYERKSELKTLLKAVTAGTPVASSCPAVENWSEPFEWDSRADDIRFNMFGISKYRANQREIINAVMAGRDVLVIMAAGGGKSLCYQLPAILRGGTTLVVSPLLSLIQDQVMGLAALGISAYMLTSTSGKENEKFVYKALEKGEDDLKILYVTPEKVSKSKRFMSKLEKCHNAGRLSLISIDEAHCCSQWGHDFRPDYKNLSILKTQFPKVPMVALTATATQKVQNDLIEMLHIPKCVKFVSSVNRPNLFYSVREKSLVGKAVVDEIAEFIRESYSNNESGIVYCFSRKECEQIAGELRERGISADYYHAEMDVNLREKVHMRWSKNKLQVIVGTVAFGMGINKPDVRFVIHHSLSKSMETYYQESGRAGRDGLPSECVLFFRSGDVPRQSSMVFYEYSGLQNLYDIVRYCQSKTKCRRSAFFRHFGEPSQDCNGMCDNCALSSEVKEVDVSDLAKLVVSMVQEMQAKDQRVTMLQLGDKLRTKHKDLSAELKREEIEHLVIKLIVDSVLKEEFQHTPYSTNAYVTMGPLANQLLQGRKTIKTETSSRQMNKKSKRSSSLSGLESKLDELRKEISAAHGSMLPHTVLSTQQIGLISSQKPDSLQELESIIGKLKTDKYGDKILKVMRHDAVSEQHVEDATKDETCKRRSSKRAKTQKDVVLLESSEEEEEA